A single genomic interval of Bacillota bacterium harbors:
- a CDS encoding glycerol-3-phosphate responsive antiterminator, with translation MRDDFVARIQNSPVVAAINDTNQLGEAIEAPPEIIFLLRGSIFELKDTVRRIHAAGKQVFVHFDLMEGYSRDMTALRHLQQTVGPDGVITTKGSLIKSARELGMNSIQRVFMIDSLSVESAIKSITATRPDAIELMPGLVPRVIAQVGRETRIPVIAGGLIESKEEIIATLKAGAVGISTSKADLWYM, from the coding sequence GTGCGCGATGATTTTGTGGCCCGGATTCAAAACAGCCCGGTTGTGGCGGCAATCAACGACACCAATCAGCTTGGCGAGGCAATCGAGGCACCGCCGGAGATAATTTTTTTGCTCCGGGGCAGCATCTTTGAGCTCAAGGACACTGTGCGACGGATTCATGCGGCGGGAAAGCAGGTGTTTGTACATTTTGACCTGATGGAAGGGTATTCCCGGGATATGACCGCCCTCAGGCATTTGCAGCAGACCGTGGGCCCTGATGGAGTGATAACCACCAAGGGCAGCCTGATTAAAAGCGCCCGGGAGTTAGGAATGAACAGCATTCAGCGGGTGTTTATGATAGACTCGCTGTCGGTGGAATCGGCAATTAAATCAATTACTGCCACCCGGCCCGACGCCATTGAATTGATGCCGGGCCTGGTGCCCCGGGTGATTGCCCAGGTGGGCCGGGAAACCCGAATTCCGGTAATCGCCGGCGGCTTGATTGAGAGCAAAGAGGAAATCATCGCGACCCTGAAGGCAGGGGCGGTGGGGATTTCCACCAGCAAGGCAGATTTGTGGTATATGTAA
- a CDS encoding UPF0182 family protein has product MKKSILIPAILVAVVLLLMLGTSYYTEYLWYSSMGITEVFLKPFVANLAIKAVLFVFAFGFLLANFLPLTKSLSLRRLRVIDASSDSAPGLKKKHAVYVALAVSAFWALVLPALWDRVLLFLNSVPTGEVDPILGWDTAFYLFQYPLLQLLSGAFISLLFFAVIPVALAYFAGGNIAIVNNRLQFDGKARTHLSVLLALFLLWFAASRFLAMADLLTSDSTALFGAGYTDVNVRLPLIRVQQVVAVVLGALVLVNVGLRRSVIVYAVPVALVLMLAVTGIAGAVYQSFIVNPNEQARELPYLEHHLLATRQAYGLDAIDRRTFPLDRQEEITREALAGKDTTLENIRILDYRPLKQHYLQNQSLRLYYTFNDIDIDRYRLDDEYRQVMLAVRELDINALPQRTPINEHFRYTHGYGVVMSPVNAVTSTGHPTYFYRNIPVESTIDLPLDRPEIYFGEMTNQFVVVNSRGQEYGYPDGDDNTQVDYQGTDGVELNPMRRLLFALKYQKPILLLSDEITPESRILFHRNVVERVNKVAPFIHTDSDPYPVVADGRVFWIIDGYTTADNYPYSQPRGRYNYIRNSVKVVVDAYNGTVDVYKFAEDDPIIDAWQGVFPGLIQERSEFPAYLEEHVRYPVDYFNIQADILRKYHVNSPNMLYQGGDVLEIPVEQYAGRETEVEPYYVTMQLPEGEEAEYVLMLPFTPQNRNNMTAWLAARNDGEHYGELVLYSFPRGEHVEGPSQVEAAIDQHPDISSQLTLWSQGGSTVNRGNLLVIPLNGSVLYVEPLYLQSENRSVPEMRQVIVYYQGELAMESTLDQALDAIFGILEDDPEPSEPGEPGEPGDPGAPVDPGQPVIPGTVQELLEQINTAYDDMEAAARDGRWADYGDKVEELGSLLAQLEDLLSADE; this is encoded by the coding sequence ATGAAGAAATCAATTTTGATTCCCGCGATTTTAGTAGCTGTTGTTCTGCTGCTGATGCTGGGGACCAGTTATTATACCGAGTATCTCTGGTATAGCAGCATGGGGATTACCGAGGTGTTTTTAAAACCGTTTGTCGCCAATTTGGCGATCAAGGCTGTGTTGTTTGTCTTTGCCTTCGGTTTCCTGCTGGCCAACTTCTTGCCTTTGACCAAGAGCTTGAGCTTGCGTCGCTTGCGGGTAATTGATGCCAGTAGCGACAGCGCCCCAGGTCTGAAGAAGAAGCATGCAGTCTATGTTGCCCTGGCCGTGTCCGCCTTCTGGGCCCTGGTGCTTCCGGCGCTCTGGGACCGGGTTCTGTTGTTCCTTAACTCAGTCCCCACTGGCGAAGTTGACCCAATTCTTGGTTGGGACACCGCCTTTTATCTGTTCCAGTACCCGTTGCTTCAATTATTGAGCGGCGCCTTTATCAGTTTGCTGTTTTTTGCCGTGATACCGGTGGCACTTGCTTATTTTGCTGGTGGCAATATCGCTATTGTCAACAACCGGCTTCAATTTGACGGAAAAGCCCGCACCCATCTCTCGGTGCTCTTGGCTTTGTTCTTGCTTTGGTTCGCCGCCAGCAGATTTCTGGCGATGGCCGACTTACTCACCTCTGATTCGACTGCCCTGTTTGGCGCCGGTTATACCGATGTGAATGTGCGCTTGCCACTGATCCGTGTTCAACAGGTGGTGGCGGTGGTTCTAGGCGCTCTGGTTTTGGTGAATGTTGGCCTCAGGCGTTCAGTAATTGTCTATGCGGTGCCTGTGGCCCTGGTGCTGATGCTGGCTGTAACCGGCATCGCTGGCGCTGTCTATCAGTCATTTATCGTCAATCCCAACGAACAGGCCCGGGAACTGCCTTATTTGGAACACCATCTCCTGGCCACTCGTCAGGCCTACGGGTTGGACGCAATCGACCGCCGCACATTCCCGTTGGACAGACAGGAAGAAATCACCCGCGAGGCCCTGGCTGGAAAAGATACCACTTTGGAGAATATCCGGATTCTTGACTACCGGCCTTTGAAACAACATTATCTGCAAAATCAATCTTTGCGTCTGTATTATACCTTCAACGACATTGATATCGATCGCTATCGCTTGGACGATGAATACCGTCAGGTAATGCTGGCGGTGCGGGAGCTGGACATAAATGCCCTGCCCCAGCGCACCCCAATCAACGAGCATTTTCGCTACACCCATGGTTATGGTGTGGTGATGTCGCCGGTGAACGCAGTTACTTCTACTGGCCACCCAACCTATTTCTACCGCAACATTCCTGTGGAAAGCACGATTGACCTGCCACTGGATCGTCCGGAAATTTATTTTGGTGAAATGACTAACCAGTTTGTAGTCGTCAACTCCCGGGGCCAGGAATATGGCTATCCCGATGGCGATGACAATACCCAGGTCGATTATCAGGGCACAGACGGTGTGGAACTGAATCCGATGCGCCGCCTGCTCTTTGCCCTCAAATACCAAAAACCGATATTGCTGCTTTCCGATGAAATTACTCCCGAGAGCAGGATTTTGTTCCATCGCAATGTGGTGGAGCGCGTGAACAAAGTAGCGCCCTTTATCCACACCGACAGCGACCCATACCCGGTTGTGGCCGATGGCCGTGTGTTCTGGATAATTGACGGCTATACCACAGCGGATAATTATCCCTATTCCCAACCCCGAGGCCGATACAACTACATCCGCAACTCGGTGAAGGTTGTTGTCGATGCCTATAACGGCACGGTGGATGTCTACAAGTTCGCCGAAGATGACCCGATAATTGACGCCTGGCAAGGCGTGTTTCCCGGCTTGATCCAGGAACGCTCAGAATTTCCTGCCTACCTGGAAGAGCATGTTCGCTACCCGGTGGATTATTTCAATATCCAAGCGGATATCCTGAGAAAGTATCATGTCAACAGCCCCAACATGCTCTATCAGGGCGGCGATGTGCTGGAGATTCCCGTGGAACAGTATGCCGGCCGGGAGACAGAAGTGGAGCCCTATTATGTGACGATGCAGTTGCCGGAGGGCGAAGAAGCTGAGTATGTTCTGATGCTTCCCTTCACTCCTCAAAATCGGAACAATATGACTGCCTGGCTTGCTGCCCGCAATGACGGTGAGCACTATGGCGAGCTGGTACTCTACAGCTTCCCCCGGGGCGAGCATGTGGAGGGCCCCAGCCAGGTGGAGGCGGCAATTGATCAGCACCCCGATATTTCCAGCCAGTTGACCCTCTGGAGCCAGGGCGGATCCACTGTCAACCGGGGTAATTTGCTGGTTATCCCCCTGAATGGTTCTGTCCTCTATGTTGAACCCCTGTATTTGCAGTCTGAGAACCGGAGCGTGCCGGAAATGCGTCAGGTAATCGTCTATTACCAGGGTGAGTTGGCCATGGAAAGCACTCTTGACCAGGCCCTCGATGCGATATTCGGCATCCTTGAAGACGATCCCGAGCCGTCCGAGCCAGGTGAACCTGGTGAACCCGGCGATCCGGGCGCACCTGTGGATCCGGGGCAGCCAGTGATTCCCGGCACAGTTCAAGAACTGCTGGAGCAAATCAACACTGCCTACGATGACATGGAAGCTGCTGCCCGGGACGGCCGCTGGGCTGATTATGGTGACAAAGTTGAAGAACTGGGCAGTCTACTGGCTCAGCTGGAAGACCTGCTATCTGCAGATGAATAA
- a CDS encoding DUF368 domain-containing protein produces the protein MRLRVLKGRSIMQLLIQGMILGFIIVLPGMSGGTLLLIFGLYEKLLSDLSRLKLLPYLPFAAGAALGVFASGFAFTALFETHRDLTVAFLMGGVLASVRPVLGPRPKVSGKLLLIALIGFGAGLLLASEPLGGVRVGPEPGLVRLAIGGALASVAMLIPGVPGSTVLILFGIYDDVLRYLAEVSLIPLLVFLFGSLAGIFMLATAVDRFYSRYQTTIAWLFSGLIVGSARTLLPTAVTLPVIMLFALGFALVWGWDIWRERRQLPV, from the coding sequence ATGCGGTTAAGAGTTCTGAAGGGACGATCTATAATGCAATTACTTATACAGGGAATGATACTGGGATTTATCATTGTATTGCCTGGGATGAGCGGCGGTACGTTGCTCTTGATTTTTGGTTTGTATGAAAAATTACTTTCTGACTTGTCCCGATTAAAATTGCTACCCTACCTGCCCTTTGCCGCCGGCGCTGCCCTGGGGGTGTTTGCCAGCGGATTTGCCTTTACGGCTTTATTTGAGACTCATCGAGATTTGACGGTGGCATTTTTGATGGGCGGCGTGCTCGCTTCGGTGCGACCGGTACTTGGCCCCCGGCCCAAGGTCAGTGGTAAGTTGCTGCTGATTGCCTTGATTGGCTTTGGTGCCGGCCTGCTTTTGGCCAGTGAACCCCTGGGGGGAGTGAGAGTAGGACCTGAGCCCGGATTAGTGCGCTTGGCAATTGGCGGAGCGCTGGCCAGCGTGGCGATGTTGATTCCCGGTGTGCCTGGAAGCACCGTGCTGATTTTATTTGGCATCTATGATGATGTGCTCCGTTATCTGGCTGAGGTCAGTTTGATTCCTTTGCTTGTGTTTCTGTTTGGTAGCTTGGCTGGCATCTTCATGCTGGCTACTGCAGTAGATCGCTTCTATTCACGCTACCAAACAACCATTGCCTGGCTGTTTTCCGGCTTAATTGTCGGCAGCGCCCGGACACTGCTACCTACGGCGGTGACCTTGCCTGTTATTATGCTCTTTGCCCTTGGTTTTGCCCTGGTCTGGGGCTGGGATATCTGGCGGGAGCGACGGCAGCTGCCGGTATAG
- a CDS encoding copper-translocating P-type ATPase → MGEGKSLKKLVFPVRGMTCAACSNRVEKALSGLDGVESAAVNLAAGKASAQYDSAKISPEELYRTVEKSGYEVVRESSKLSLKIQGMTCAACANRVEKALQKQDGVISAAVNLATEEARIEFLPAVTTEDDLRQVIEKTGYQVAAKAEKIILDIQGMTCAACANRVEKALQKREGIFSASVNLATEQATIEFDPAQVSVRDLIDTVSVAGYEASILEEAEAEQDEDAAKLKLAATRMWVAWGFTLPAAIWMLIAMTAGHHQHGWPTPTSFNLGMVLLALPVVIWAGGHVFVSAWRAVRHGSANMDTLIAMGTAAAMVTGVLVFFAPIENYAGVAAMIMAFHLTGRYIETKARGRASQAIRKLLELGARTATILVDGEEREVPIQQVQVGDLLLVRPGEKIPTDGVVESGESAVDESMATGESLPVTRKSGDEVIGSTVNQQGVLKVKATRIGKDTFLSQVIKMVEEAQGTKVPIQEFADRITGYFVPAVLVIAALTFAFWILLPDVMRAAGSLLRDVLPWVDPTLSGVTLALFATIAVLVIACPCALGLATPTALMVGSGLGAENGVLIRNGAAIQTMSDLDVIVFDKTGTITRGKPEVTDLVTAGSSEEELLALAAGVEQASEHPLGRAIVGSAKERGLELSEPEDFTSVTGKGVQAVLAGKTVLVGSRRLLADNDIDPSPLEADLVRLESEGKTAMLVAADGALTGVIAVADTIKDDSIAAIRALEALGLKTAMLTGDNKRTAEAIARKVGIGTVLAEVLPDGKVDEVKRLQAEGNKIAMVGDGINDAPALTQADVGVAIGTGTDIAIEAADITLVSGSLQAVVSAVKLSKATFRKIRQNLFWAYAYNTVAIPLAILGLLHPVIAEIAMATSSITVVGNANLLRRAKI, encoded by the coding sequence ATGGGTGAAGGTAAAAGCTTAAAAAAGCTAGTTTTTCCAGTCCGCGGAATGACCTGTGCTGCCTGCAGCAACCGGGTGGAGAAAGCATTGTCAGGATTGGACGGTGTTGAATCGGCTGCAGTCAATCTTGCTGCCGGCAAAGCTAGTGCCCAGTATGATTCTGCCAAAATAAGTCCTGAAGAGTTGTATAGAACTGTAGAAAAATCTGGTTATGAAGTGGTGCGGGAAAGCAGCAAGCTGAGTCTGAAAATCCAGGGCATGACTTGTGCCGCCTGCGCCAACCGGGTGGAAAAGGCACTTCAAAAACAGGATGGCGTAATTTCAGCGGCTGTCAATCTGGCCACGGAAGAAGCGAGAATTGAATTCTTGCCCGCTGTAACAACTGAAGATGATTTGCGGCAAGTGATTGAAAAAACCGGTTATCAGGTGGCTGCAAAGGCGGAGAAGATAATCTTAGACATCCAGGGTATGACCTGCGCCGCCTGTGCCAACCGGGTGGAAAAGGCGCTGCAGAAGCGGGAAGGGATATTCTCAGCTTCGGTTAACCTGGCCACCGAACAAGCTACAATTGAATTTGACCCGGCGCAAGTATCAGTGCGGGACTTAATCGACACTGTTTCCGTTGCCGGGTACGAGGCCAGTATCCTGGAAGAGGCGGAAGCAGAGCAAGATGAGGATGCCGCCAAGTTGAAACTAGCAGCCACGCGAATGTGGGTGGCTTGGGGCTTTACGCTGCCAGCGGCTATCTGGATGCTGATTGCCATGACCGCCGGACATCATCAGCACGGCTGGCCCACCCCTACCAGTTTTAATCTGGGCATGGTGCTGCTGGCGCTGCCGGTGGTTATCTGGGCTGGCGGCCACGTGTTTGTCTCGGCCTGGCGGGCGGTGCGTCATGGCAGCGCCAATATGGATACCCTGATTGCCATGGGGACCGCCGCGGCGATGGTCACCGGCGTGCTGGTATTCTTCGCGCCGATTGAAAACTACGCCGGTGTGGCGGCGATGATCATGGCCTTCCATCTTACGGGCAGGTATATCGAGACCAAGGCCCGGGGGCGCGCATCCCAGGCGATTCGCAAGCTGCTGGAGCTGGGCGCCCGCACCGCCACCATCTTGGTGGACGGCGAAGAGCGGGAAGTGCCGATTCAACAAGTTCAGGTCGGCGATTTGTTGCTGGTGCGTCCGGGTGAGAAAATCCCCACCGACGGTGTGGTGGAATCCGGGGAGAGTGCGGTGGATGAGTCCATGGCCACTGGCGAATCACTGCCGGTGACCCGCAAGTCCGGTGACGAGGTTATCGGCTCCACTGTCAACCAGCAAGGCGTCTTGAAGGTCAAAGCGACCCGCATCGGCAAGGATACCTTCCTCAGCCAGGTCATCAAGATGGTTGAAGAAGCCCAGGGCACCAAAGTGCCAATTCAGGAATTTGCCGACCGTATCACCGGTTACTTTGTGCCGGCGGTGCTGGTCATTGCTGCCCTGACCTTTGCCTTTTGGATTTTGCTACCCGATGTGATGCGGGCGGCCGGATCACTGCTCCGGGACGTGCTGCCCTGGGTTGACCCGACCTTGAGCGGCGTCACCTTGGCGCTTTTCGCGACCATCGCCGTTTTGGTCATCGCCTGTCCCTGCGCTCTGGGGCTGGCCACACCCACCGCTTTGATGGTGGGCAGCGGTCTCGGCGCCGAGAACGGAGTCTTAATCCGCAATGGCGCCGCCATCCAGACGATGAGTGATTTAGATGTAATTGTATTTGACAAGACTGGGACCATCACCCGGGGCAAACCGGAGGTTACGGATTTGGTAACTGCCGGCAGTAGTGAAGAAGAGCTGCTTGCCCTGGCGGCCGGGGTCGAGCAGGCCTCCGAGCACCCACTGGGCCGGGCAATTGTCGGTTCCGCCAAAGAGCGCGGCTTAGAATTGTCGGAACCGGAGGATTTCACTTCGGTAACCGGCAAGGGTGTGCAAGCCGTTCTCGCCGGCAAGACCGTGTTGGTGGGCAGCCGCCGCTTATTGGCTGACAACGACATTGACCCGTCGCCCCTGGAAGCCGATTTGGTCCGTTTGGAGAGCGAGGGTAAGACAGCGATGCTGGTAGCGGCAGACGGAGCCCTCACTGGTGTAATTGCAGTCGCTGATACCATCAAGGATGACTCAATTGCGGCAATTCGCGCCCTGGAAGCGCTGGGCCTGAAGACTGCCATGCTCACCGGCGATAACAAGCGCACCGCCGAGGCAATCGCCCGCAAAGTGGGGATTGGCACCGTGCTGGCAGAAGTGCTGCCCGATGGCAAGGTGGATGAAGTCAAACGCCTTCAAGCTGAGGGGAATAAAATCGCGATGGTGGGCGACGGCATCAACGACGCCCCGGCCCTGACCCAGGCCGATGTGGGCGTGGCCATTGGCACCGGTACCGATATCGCCATCGAAGCCGCCGACATCACTTTAGTCAGCGGCAGTCTGCAGGCGGTGGTCAGCGCCGTCAAATTGTCCAAGGCGACATTCCGTAAAATCCGCCAGAACCTGTTCTGGGCCTACGCCTACAACACAGTTGCGATTCCCCTGGCAATCCTCGGATTGTTGCACCCGGTCATCGCCGAGATCGCCATGGCCACCAGCTCCATCACCGTCGTCGGCAACGCCAACCTCCTCCGCCGCGCCAAAATCTAA
- the glpK gene encoding glycerol kinase GlpK produces MDKKYILALDQGTTSSRAILFDHEGRSVAVAQTEFTQIYPKPGWVEHDAMEIWGTQSGVAREAIERAGISPREIAAIGITNQRETTVVWDKNSGRPIHNAIVWQCRRTADICDELKATPELEAYIRENTGLVVDAYFSGTKVKWLLDNVEGARERAERGELLFGTIDSWLIWNLTKGKVHVTDYSNASRTMLFNIKTLDWDRKILAALDIPAAMLPAVRASSEVFGHTAADTFGGAEIPIAGAAGDQQAALFGQTCFEPGSAKNTYGTGCFMLMNTGDRPVASQSGLLTTIAWGVDNKVEYALEGSIFVAGAAVQWLRDELKIIRDAEDSEYMATKVKDSNGVYVVPAFVGLGAPYWDMYARGAIVGLTRGAKAEHIIRATLESIAYQTRDVLEAMQNDSDISLQTLKVDGGAVANDFLMQFQADILDVPVERPMITETTALGAAYLAGLAVGFWQSRGEIATKWQTDRRFTPAMAADERSRLYVGWQKAVGRSRDWEGQ; encoded by the coding sequence ATGGACAAAAAATACATCCTTGCCCTGGATCAGGGCACAACCAGTTCCCGGGCAATTCTCTTCGACCATGAAGGCAGGAGTGTTGCCGTTGCCCAGACTGAGTTCACCCAGATTTACCCAAAACCGGGCTGGGTGGAGCATGACGCCATGGAAATTTGGGGCACCCAGAGTGGTGTGGCCCGGGAAGCAATTGAACGAGCCGGGATTTCCCCCCGGGAGATTGCCGCCATTGGCATCACCAACCAGCGGGAAACCACCGTTGTCTGGGATAAAAACAGCGGCCGCCCGATCCACAACGCCATCGTCTGGCAATGCCGACGGACAGCGGATATCTGCGATGAGCTCAAGGCCACACCCGAGCTGGAAGCGTATATACGGGAAAACACCGGCCTGGTGGTGGACGCTTATTTTTCCGGGACCAAGGTCAAATGGCTTCTCGATAATGTGGAAGGGGCCCGGGAGCGGGCAGAGCGGGGTGAATTGCTCTTTGGCACCATAGACTCTTGGCTGATTTGGAATCTGACCAAGGGCAAAGTCCATGTCACCGATTACTCCAACGCCTCCCGGACAATGCTCTTTAATATTAAAACCCTGGACTGGGACCGGAAGATTCTTGCGGCCCTGGACATTCCCGCGGCGATGCTGCCGGCGGTCCGAGCGTCCAGCGAAGTATTTGGCCACACCGCAGCGGATACATTTGGCGGTGCCGAAATTCCCATTGCCGGGGCGGCCGGCGATCAACAGGCCGCACTCTTTGGCCAGACCTGTTTTGAACCCGGATCCGCCAAGAACACATACGGCACCGGTTGCTTCATGCTGATGAACACCGGCGACCGTCCGGTCGCTTCCCAATCCGGTCTCTTAACCACCATTGCCTGGGGCGTCGACAATAAAGTCGAATATGCCCTGGAGGGGAGTATCTTTGTTGCCGGCGCCGCCGTTCAATGGCTGCGGGATGAGCTGAAGATAATCCGCGACGCCGAGGACAGCGAATACATGGCGACCAAGGTCAAGGATTCCAACGGCGTCTATGTAGTGCCGGCCTTTGTCGGCCTGGGGGCGCCATATTGGGATATGTATGCTCGGGGGGCAATTGTCGGCCTCACCCGGGGCGCCAAGGCCGAGCATATCATCCGGGCGACGCTGGAGTCGATTGCCTACCAGACCCGGGATGTCTTGGAAGCGATGCAGAATGATTCGGACATCAGCCTCCAGACCTTGAAGGTGGACGGTGGCGCCGTGGCCAATGACTTCCTCATGCAATTCCAGGCCGACATCCTCGACGTGCCGGTGGAACGGCCAATGATTACCGAGACCACAGCCCTAGGCGCCGCCTACCTGGCCGGCCTGGCCGTGGGCTTCTGGCAGAGCAGGGGGGAGATTGCCACGAAGTGGCAGACCGACCGGCGCTTTACACCGGCGATGGCCGCAGATGAACGGAGCCGGCTCTACGTGGGCTGGCAGAAGGCAGTCGGCCGTTCCCGCGACTGGGAAGGACAGTAA
- a CDS encoding NusG domain II-containing protein gives MTTLPEMRRFHMRRGDIIMILAVLAVAVTWLVWPKSLEPAAMAAVLVDNEEVATIDLSKDGLYPVQGSPGAGILEVKDGRIRMQPMERDICPAGICCRVTGWIESATQSIICLPNRIVVSLGQYDDLDFITS, from the coding sequence ATGACTACATTACCCGAAATGAGGCGATTTCATATGCGGCGTGGCGACATAATTATGATTCTGGCAGTTTTGGCAGTAGCCGTTACCTGGCTAGTCTGGCCCAAGTCCTTGGAACCGGCGGCGATGGCCGCAGTGCTTGTGGACAATGAAGAAGTTGCGACAATCGATTTGTCCAAGGACGGCCTGTATCCAGTGCAAGGCAGCCCCGGCGCCGGCATTCTTGAGGTTAAGGACGGTCGCATCCGCATGCAGCCGATGGAGCGGGACATCTGCCCGGCCGGGATTTGCTGCCGGGTCACCGGCTGGATCGAGTCGGCGACCCAATCAATTATCTGCCTGCCCAACAGGATTGTCGTCAGCTTAGGGCAATATGATGATTTGGACTTTATTACCAGCTGA